The proteins below come from a single Ictalurus furcatus strain D&B chromosome 15, Billie_1.0, whole genome shotgun sequence genomic window:
- the ttll10 gene encoding protein polyglycylase TTLL10: protein MSAGSRIEVVQCGEELQGEDHVCIDSTKAKEERQGEAEDEDQGHLPAVLGKTVTPVPVGKDKQHKRTEVEKSLGKRQDARGTNREQVIQADGAAADSVCLVKHSRSVCVSRRTQVKYQRRAVQVHNLQRNTSPEEKKGLFFYFGGGNGASMVVPYCESKGWQRIHDKNRLDYRLKWCELKSSHTYNNFRAGEQLVYQIPNNIVLTTKIGLLNSLRVYDRVSSKINHGRGHRRLKMGEFIPDTFRMDVKDEREAFFCQQEGLCADKSNIWICKPTGLNQGRGIFLLHTPEDIAAFRARMEMLAGSHTNKKIPFSMSPAMIAQRYIQNPLLLKGKKFDVRSYLLIACTSPYTVFFRHGYVRLTCDLYDPKSNNLTAHLTNQYMQKKNPLYSMLKEETVWSMERFNSYINENFMVPKGLPRDWVLTVFTKRMQQIMTHCFLAVKSKLECKLGYFDLIGCDFLIDEDFKVWLLEMNCNPALHTNCEVLKEVVPRTVMETLDLAMEIFNKCCCGLKLLPLSSQKDFVLLHCGETAGMSSTKQRSQTARPLRRACSKSRSSSKKTQQAVNISGCSWTANRCPAPSSTISSNCPDAFIHKSPPIPQPRQNIANEQATSFTSANHLVRFSGHSFLRSSSDTADGEVLETAQKTQGAKPAELNQSQLQSNKAIPIRMECTWQQPEVTSDLSKQEHVMAKTAIISLSSPMLNDDSNIMGKLMTEAGQAEQMDA from the exons ATGTCAGCTGGGAGCAGGATAGAGGTTGTTCAGTGTGGTGAAGAGCTTCAGGGTGAAGATCATGTCTGCATAGACTCTACAAAAGCCAAGGAGGAGCGGCAGGGGGAGGCTGAGGACGAAGATCAGGGCCACCTGCCAGCCGTTCTGGGAAAGACAGTGACACCGGTGCCTGTGGGCAAGGATAAACAGCACAAGAGGACGGAGGTGGAGAAGTCTCTTGGGAAAAGGCAGGATGCTCGAGGGACGAACAGAGAACAGGTGATCCAggcagatggcgctgcagcAG ACTCGGTCTGCTTGGTCAAGCACtctcggagtgtgtgtgtgagtaggaGGACTCAAGTAAAGTATCAGAGAAGAGCTGTACAGGTACACAATCTACAGAGGAACACGAGCCCAGAAGAGAAAAAGGGACTCTTTTTCTATTTTGGAGGAGGAAACGGGGCCTccat GGTTGTTCCATACTGTGAGAGCAAAGGCTGGCAGCGTATTCATGACAAAAACCGACTGGACTACAGACTGAAATGGTGTGAACTGAAATCTTCACACACCTACAACAACTTCAGAGCAG GAGAACAGTTGGTGTACCAGATCCCAAACAACATAGTCTTGACCACTAAAATAGGACTTCTGAACAGTCTCAGAGTATATGACAGGGTCAGCAGCAAGATCAACCATGGAAGAGGACACAG GAGACTGAAGATGGGCGAGTTTATTCCAGACACATTCCGCATGGATGTAAAAGATGAGAGGGAAGCCTTCTTTTGCCAGCAAGAGG GATTATGCGCTGACAAAAGCAACATATGGATCTGCAAACCAACCGGATTGAACCAGGGTCGAGGCATTTTCCTTCTACACACACCGGAGGATATTGCAGCGTTCAGAGCCAGGATGGAGATGTTAGCAGGCAGCCATACAAACAAGAAGATACCATTTAGTATGTCACCAGCAATGATTGCTCAACG gTACATCCAAAACCCTTTGCTCCTAAAGGGCAAAAAATTTGATGTAAGATCATACTTATTAATCGCCTGCACCTCACCATACACGGTGTTCTTTCGTCATGGTTACGTTCGGCTGACCTGTGACCTTTACGACCCCAAGTCCAATAACCTCACTGCACACCTGACCAACCAA TATATGCAGAAGAAGAATCCTCTGTACAGCATGCTGAAGGAGGAGACAGTCTGGTCCATGGAACGCTTCAACAGCTACATTAATGAGAATTTCATGGTGCCAAAGGGTCTGCCGAGAGACTGGGTTTTGACAGTTTTTACA AAAAGAATGCAGCAGATAATGACTCATTGTTTTCTGGCTGTCAAATCAAAGCTGGAGTGTAAACTGGGTTACTttgatctgattggctgtgatTTTTTGATTGATGAGGACTTCAAG GTCTGGTTGCTAGAGATGAACTGTAATCCTGCTCTTCACACTAATTGTGAAGTGCTGAAAGAGGTGGTGCCCAGAACAGTCATGGAAACTCTGG ACCTGGCCATGGAGATCTTCAATAAATGCTGCTGTGGCCTAAAGCTGTTGCCCCTGAGCAGTCAAAAAGATTTTGTGCTTCTGCACTGTGGTGAAACTGCAGGCATGTCCTCCACCAAACAGAGGAGCCAAACAGCAAGACCTCTCAGGAGAGCATGCTCCAAAAGCCGATCCAGCTCTAAGAAAACACAGCAAGCTGTAAACATTTCAGGCTGTAGCTGGACAGCCAATAGGTGCCCAGCTCCCTCTTCGACTATTTCATCCAACTGTCCAGATGCTTTCATTCATAAAAGCCCACCTATACCGCAGCCAAGGCAGAATATAGCTAATGAACAAGCAACCTCATTCACTTCAGCCAACCATCTTGTGCGTTTCTCAGGACACTCATTCCTCCGGTCCTCCTCAGACACTGCTGATGGTGAGGTCTTAGAAACAGCCCAAAAGACTCAGGGTGCAAAACCTGCAGAACTTAACCAAAGTCAGCTGCAGTCTAACAAAGCCATTCCCATACGCATGGAGTGCACCTGGCAGCAACCTGaagtgacctctgacctcagcAAGCAAGAGCATGTGATGGCAAAGACTGCCATTATATCTCTGTCTAGTCCCATGCTGAATGATGACTCCAACATCATGGGCAAGCTTATGACTGAAGCTGGCCAAGCAGAGCAAATGGATGCTTAG